Proteins found in one Diorhabda carinulata isolate Delta chromosome 11, icDioCari1.1, whole genome shotgun sequence genomic segment:
- the LOC130899469 gene encoding parafibromin produces the protein MADPLSLLRQYNVNKKEIIERDNQIIFGEFSWPKNVKTNYLMYGSGKDGTPKKYYTLECLLFILKNISLTHPVYVRQAAAENIPVVRRPDRKELLAYLNGETASCPAIDKSAPLEIPTQVKRSADYDGPESLAKKPKFEDTHVQKVREKLAAKLDGPKEASVTVDNIKSLSDAMSVEKIAAIKAKRLAKKRTTIKGNDDIGQEYDISAILDLDVDITKDIISRERQWRTRTTILQSTGKTFAKNIIAMLASIKAREEGRHRPPQQPPQVTPRATPIRATAQPSVYNRYDQERFNRQKEETEGFEINTMGTYHGMSLKSVTEGSAKANRPMPAQPTAPLPVSAARPPPGGLQKRVSRTPIIIIPAGTNSLITMYNVKDILQDLRFVTTEQKKMEGGKRDNEVLIQRQRNGQSVPYRVVDNPAKLSPSDWDRVVAVWVMGPAWQFKGYPWDTPVEIFDKISAFHLKYDEMKMEPNVEKWAVTVIQLSRTKRHLDRAALMIFWEKLDRHIIQFKPHLRW, from the exons ATGGCGGATCCATTAAGTTTGTTGCGTCAGTACAAtgttaacaaaaaagaaattattgaaagagATAACCAGATTATTTTCGGAGAATTCTCTTGGCCCAAAAATGTTAAAACGAATTATCTCATGTATGG ttCTGGCAAAGATGGCACCCCAAAGAAGTATTATACATTAGAATGTTTGTTATTCATATTGAAGAACATTTCATTAACTCATCCAGTTTATGTAAGACAAGCTGCTGCCGAAAATATACCTGTGGTAAGAAGACCTGATCGTAAAGAATTATTGGCTTACTTAAATGGAGAAACTGCTAGTTGTCCGGCTATTGATAAAAGCGCCCCATTGGAGATACCCACACAg gtAAAACGATCAGCTGATTATGACGGTCCAGAAAGTTTGGCGAAGAAACCAAAATTCGAAGACACTCATGTGCAAAAAGTACGTGAAAAATTGGCTGCCAAATTAGATGGTCCAAAAGAAGCATCTGTAACAGTTGATAATATTAA GTCTTTATCAGATGCTATGTCTGTGGAGAAAATCGCTGCTATCAAGGCAAAACGTTTAGCGAAGAAAAGGACAACTATTAAAGGCAATGATGATATAGGTCAAGAATATGATATCAGTGCTATTCTTGATTTAGACGTAGATATAACTAAGGATATTATAAGCAGAGAGCGACAGTGGAGAACTAGAACTACAATTCTACAATCTACAGGAAAG ACTTTTGCAAAAAACATAATAGCTATGTTGGCAAGCATAAAGGCAAGAGAAGAGGGAAGACACAGACCACCACAACAACCTCCTCAAGTAACTCCGAGAGCTACGCCAATCCGAGCTACCGCTCAACCATCAGTTTATAACAGATACGATCAAGAAAGGTTTAATAGACAAAAAGAAG aGACTGAAGGTTTTGAAATTAATACTATGGGTACGTATCACGGTATGTCATTGAAATCTGTAACAGAAGGATCAGCGAAAGCGAATAGACCAATGCCAGCTCAACCAACTGCACCACTTCCAGTTAGTGCTGCAAGACCACCTCCAGGAGGTCTGCAAAAAAGAGTATCTAGAACACCTATTATAATTATACCAGCTGGTACTAATTCCTTGATTACTATGTATAATGTCAAGGATATTCTTCAAGATTTAAG gtttgTAACCACGgaacagaaaaaaatggaagGAGGTAAAAGGGACAATGAAGTTTTGATCCAAAGACAAAGAAATGGCCAAAGTGTACCATACAGGGTAGTAGATAATCCGGCTAAATTGAGTCCGAGCGATTGGGACAGAGTGGTAGCAGTTTGGGTTATGGGACCTGCATGGCAGTTCAAAGGATATCCATGGGATACACCCgtggaaatatttgataaaa tTTCTGCGTTTCATTTGAAGTATGACGAAATGAAGATGGAACCCAACGTTGAAAAATGGGCTGTAACTGTCATTCAATTATCAAGAACAAAACGCCATTTGGATAGAGCAGCACTCATGATATTTTGGGAAAAATTGGACAG acaTATCATACAATTCAAACCACATTTAAGATGGTGA